The DNA sequence CCCGGTGCCCGCCGGTGCTCAGGAACGCCGCCAAAGCCGAACCGACCAGCCCGGTCGCGCCGCTGATCGCCACGGTCAGCGGTGTAAGGCCTGCCTGCTGAGCACGCCGATGCGCTGCGGTGTCATCGGCGAGTTGGCGATGCCGGTAGACGAACATCGGCCGCAGCAGGGCCCCAGGGATGGGGGTTTCGACGTGGTCGATAACCCGCGTCCGCCCGTCGCCCAGATCCTCGAACTCGTGAGTGTGCGTCCAACTGAGCGTGGCCCGGGTGGGAAGTGATGCCAGGCCGTGCCCGCCGAGCGCGTCGACGAATCGCGCCGGCGGGTCGTAGCCGTCGGGCTGGTGTTCGGCGACCCACCGGAGTCCACCGGGAAGGGCTAAGACGGCCGTCCCGTCGCGGAGCGAATGGGCCTCGCTGACCAGGTTCATCGGCTGCCACGGCGGACTCAGCCGGGTGAACGCACCCGGCCTCTCATGCCATGCGAAGACCTCCGCGCGCGGCGCGGCAACTGTGCTGGAGAAGTCCACGCTCATGCCCCGACGCTACTTGGCGAATTCGGTTGTGCAAGAGGCGTCGGCACGCTGCCCGCGGACACCGACCACCGCGCCTTCGGTTCCGAATCACTGTCACAGCCACGACGTCAGGCCGGAGGAGCAGTCATGATCACCATGCAGCGTGAGGTGAGCAGTGACGTCGCGCAGGATGTGGCTTTTGTCTACCTCGCCGATTTCACCACCACGCAGCAGTGGGACCCGGGGACCATCACGACGGTGCGCGTCTCGGGCGATGGCGGGGTGGGAACTCACTACGAGAACACCTCCCGGTTCGCCGGACGGGTGAGCACGATCGACTATGTGGTGACCGCGCTGCGGCCGGGCCGGTCGATCGACCTGCGCGGAGAGAACGCCTCCGTCATCGTCTGCGACACCATCACGGTCGCCGCGCGGCAGTCCGGCTGCGTGATCACCTATCGGGTGCGGTTCGCCTTTCAGGGGTGGTTGAAGTGGATCGAGCCCCTGCTGCGCCCAGCCGTGATTCGGTTGCTCGACGACGGCGTCCGCGGACTTCGGGAGGAGCTGCGGCGCCTCGGCGACCAGGAGTGCTGACCGGCCCCGGGGATCGGCGAGGGCAAGGGCTGCGGACCGGTCCAAAGTTGGTTGTCGGTCGAACCCGACCCGCGGCGGTGCGGCTCCGAATAACTCCGATGTATGCCGTACCGAACTCTGCAGCGCCTGTCCCTGG is a window from the Mycobacterium sp. SVM_VP21 genome containing:
- a CDS encoding SRPBCC family protein; this translates as MITMQREVSSDVAQDVAFVYLADFTTTQQWDPGTITTVRVSGDGGVGTHYENTSRFAGRVSTIDYVVTALRPGRSIDLRGENASVIVCDTITVAARQSGCVITYRVRFAFQGWLKWIEPLLRPAVIRLLDDGVRGLREELRRLGDQEC